One region of Triticum aestivum cultivar Chinese Spring chromosome 6B, IWGSC CS RefSeq v2.1, whole genome shotgun sequence genomic DNA includes:
- the LOC123135321 gene encoding alpha-amylase/subtilisin inhibitor-like, with translation MDRFGHVPILPLLGLAMASQLATLCSATQAQAQPVYDMDGHELMIDSLYHIMLPASGNMSGRCLSAGTWWAYDSPLHAAAGQCGQSGYLGEPVMVQAADVGAGYTPRLSNDVIFAFNNTVNQCMMYLQWRIEDEFVTHQQHMTVGHFIGAPVTAMPECTHGTICREQSYRFRVERHGTGYKLVSCYRPPCRDLVLYEYRGEQWLTVRKEKDGREPFMVVFKKCPLPCVDPRRPPVFRPN, from the coding sequence ATGGACCGCTTTGGTCACGTCCCCATCCTCCCGCTCTTGGGCTTGGCCATGGCCTCCCAGCTGGCCACACTGTGCAGCGCCACTCAGGCACAAGCGCAGCCGGTCTACGACATGGACGGCCACGAGCTAATGATCGATAGCCTCTACCACATCATGCTGCCGGCGAGCGGCAACATGAGTGGCCGTTGTCTCAGCGCTGGCACTTGGTGGGCTTACGACAGCCCTCTCCATGCAGCCGCTGGGCAGTGCGGGCAGTCCGGATACCTGGGAGAGCCCGTGATGGTCCAGGCGGCGGATGTGGGTGCTGGCTACACCCCTCGCCTCTCAAATGACGTCATATTCGCCTTCAACAACACGGTTAACCAATGCATGATGTATCTCCAGTGGCGCATCGAGGATGAGTTCGTAACGCACCAGCAGCACATGACCGTCGGCCACTTTATAGGGGCGCCGGTGACTGCGATGCCAGAGTGCACGCACGGAACCATATGCAGAGAACAGTCGTACCGGTTTCGTGTCGAGAGGCATGGCACAGGGTACAAGCTGGTATCGTGCTACAGGCCGCCATGCCGTGATCTGGTATTGTATGAGTACCGTGGTGAGCAGTGGCTGACCGTACGGAAAGAAAAGGATGGGCGCGAGCCTTTCATGGTCGTGTTCAAGAAGTGCCCTTTGCCGTGCGTGGACCCCCGAAGGCCTCCTGTGTTCAGGCCTAACTAA